GTGATGTGATTAGACATATTGTATCATTATTCTCATAGATATcgttttaaattcaaattattgtGTTAAAGAAGATTTATTGATGCCTTAAGCTTGAAAGATGCTTGGACAGCAAAAATTTGTAACATACTTAGGTCACATTTTTTGTAGAAACTGGGGCAAGAATTTATCTctaacttttaattaaaaaaataagatgaaATTTGATACCGTGTAATTTGTATTGTATTTGGCTTCATTTCGATACTGTCTTGTTTGATAATAGAAGAATGGTTACTgattaaaagttatttttttatccataaatttttaaaagaaaacctTTTTTCATTATAATCGATATtcgaattgttttaaaaaaagtgtTACTCGGTAAGCTTTCTTTTCTAGGTtatgaatttttcatgtggagaCCACTTGAAAACATACGTGCATCTCGCACGGATAGTGTTAGTGGGCCAGCTTTCATTTCAGAGCTATTAATAAGTTAAAAATTGGGTCTTGCAGGGAGTCATGAAGTTCCAGCACCCGAAAATGAATTAAACGCATCCATTGCATTTCATTGGAATACAAGAACATCCAAAATTTCTGGAAAATATCGAAACCGTGGAGAAAAATTCCCAGGCATCCATTTGTGGGGATGGGATCATTGAATGATATCAACACGTAAAAATACAACTTTAAATCGATCACCAATTACCAACCAATTATTTCTAATGACTTCAAGACGCAAACCTACGACATCTAACGATAATGACTGCCTATCCGACCGTGTTAAAATCTTTCACATAACCCCCAAGACAATTTCCGACCAATTGCTCATACTTGAATTTGAGACCATATGTGCATCATCATTCATCCATAGACATCCTGTCAAGTAATTTATCCTAAAAAATCGTTTAAAGATACTATGGTATCCAAGGGCTTTCACCAATGATAGACTTTCATTTCATAGCTGGAATATTTCCTCCTTGCTAATGTTACTTTTGATTCCCTCGCCATATGCAGCTTGCTCACAACAATCGCCATTTTCAAGAACCTTAGGTGCATCAGATTTTGCAGACACTTTTCCATTCACATGTGCTGAAGTTGGCATTTGCTCATTATTCAAGATGCGACCATTCTGAAATGACAAGCTAGTACATTTATTTCGTGGATGTTTATCAAGAAATCCACGACCAAAAAGTGGCTTCAACTTTGCTCCAGAACTTTCTCCATTTGATTTCTTAACTGCATCTGAACTATCATAAGGGAAGATTGTAACATTTCCACACTTGCCATTTTCAGCAAGTGCTGAGGAACTGGACGAATTCTCTTCTACTAGAGCCTCACCATTGGCGAGAGCCTTGAAAGAAACACCTTGTGTATCAACATTCTCCAAGATGTAGTTTGTAGCTGCAGACGGACTTCCACTTGACATTCTAAATATACCTTCTTTGGTATTCTTTTCACTGCACCAAGCTTCACTTTCAACATCAGTGAAGGGGGAGAGATTTCGAGATTTGCTAACATCTGGTTGTGGGGAACAGTTATTGGTCAACGAAGTAGTTGCAGAGACTGGTGGAATAGAATGCTCTGCAGAAAAAGCGACTTCATCAAGTGTCAGGGATACTTCTCTGCTCTTGTTAAGATCAGCATCCATGGCTACATGAAAACATTCTTCAGAAGAGAGGGATTTTATGTCTTCTCTTGCACGTTCTGCATCATTGACCAACGGTGATTCTTCATGAAAGTGataatttatgtaatatatttacatttaaatataatcaattcaaattaCAACATGTATCAAATTGCTGTTAAAccttcattaatttttataattacgaTATGAccaatatttgaatataaatcaaattagttataaaaatattgtataacAACGTAACATGTGCGTCGATGCACTTGTATACTAATAAATCTAAGCATTTTCTCATCAAAATTAATCATATCTATCTTAGATATGATAAATAacttttcaatttattataaattattttagatGTAAAATATCATAACGAAATCAAATATTCGAGaaactaattatttttttaaaaaaatattatttatatgtaacATACAATACCAAATAGATCAGATTATATGCGCGGTGTTGCTACTTTGTATAATTCactcttaatttaatttattaagaatgaaatttcaaaatagAAGTCTTCGGAAACAATAATACCTTCATGATTTTTTGAGACCTCTGATCTGGCACAATTAGAAGACAACTGCTCAGAATCGACTGGGACAGGAATATCAAGCAATTCTGCAACAGAAATTTCAGCAGGTTGGTTCAGAGAAAGATCTAATTCTTGTAATTTCATGTCTTCCTTTTCTTCTTTTCCTAAAGATTCGTCAGGAAGTAAGCACGACGGACGAGCACAAATCCTGTCAAAAATTAACACACAACAAACATCATTATACACCAATCGTAATTGTAATTCTAAAAGACGTGAAAGGTTGATCAGCATTAGTCCCACAGCATCAGATAATATGAACAGAAGATAAACTCAAGAGCATGTTTAACCTATACAATCTTTTGGCTATTGTTTTAGCAAAAAGCCTGTCGTGATGGATAAATAATTGGTGAAACAGAAAAAGACAAGAAGTATATCGAGAGCTTTTAGGGGTTTTCCGTAATTAGATTAAATACGATAATAGTAAAGCCTCTGAGATTGAATATATTGCATTAATACAAATCTATAGGGTAACTTAAATCTCGTGTATTAAACGAGAGGACTGACCTGCTATATAAGAGCATATAAGCTCCTTGCGAAAGCACCTCGTCCAAATCAGCGTTAGCAACCTAATAAAAGATAACATTAGCTTAAATCTGTTATGAGAGTGCAGTGCATACTGATTTGAATGAAGTATGACATAGTCATGAATTTCAATCCTTTCTGTACGGATCATGGTCGAAGCTTCTAACAGTAAATTTAGCTCACAAACAATTTCTCTCTTAAACTCCATGATTCAATAAAGTAAGgaaaaaatgaagatgaaattagaagaagaaagaaagactGTTTTAGGCAAAGCTCAGTAGTGGAATTAATCGACATTCTTTCAAGAATACACCACAAAAGGAAAAGAAAGAGAGACACATTAACATAAATATCTTAGCGGTGTTGATTTCCCAAACAATGCAGTGCTCTATCAAGAGCTAACAAGATCAAATGCCATCCGTTGTTTCAAGAAGACAAGGTGCCTCATTTGAAAATATCTCGATGTACATGAATCATGTGATATGTGTCTGAGAtataattttcctgataataACTTGAATCCATTCCATGACTAAGAACAATAAGCTTAAACGAAGACCAGTTACAAGTCAAAGATGCATGAGATAGGTTATCTTAGGTTGCAAATAACACCGTGCAATTTGGAAATAGTTGATTTAAAAAACTGAGAGTAGTCTATggaaaaataatcataagtGCATGTATTTAAACATAATAAGTTCCTACTTTGTTACCTTACAATCATCAACCATGTACCAGTTACCACGAAAGTCTTTAATGTAGCAGATGTAGTGGCCAAAATATGATGCATTCAGCATGTCCACATGTACAATAACTGCATAGAGCTTGTAAACATCATTTCCATCTGCCAACTCACCCATGTAAGGGATGAGATCTAGTGTCTCCGGGAAAGTCACCCTCTTATTAAGTTTCCCAAATCTACCACTCTGCAGGAACATGGGGAAAAAATTTCAAGATAAGCCCCCATAAACGTTGAATGAATCCTCCCTCTAACTGGTCTTCCCCACATTAAGGTAAATGAGGAAAATGAGTCGAGAGTTAAAAATGGTGAAGTGCATCAGAATAAGAAAAAAATGGTAGACCTGAAACCTCTTCAAGGCAATTGTAAGGATGTTTGGGGCACGACTGATTGTTAGGCGTTTCCATGCCATAACATAATCATTGCAGCTGAAGGGACAACACATGCTAATTGGTCAAATGCAGCATATGAGTCTTTTACACATCAAAGAATATTTTTTGGGATCATATTTGACAGGATTAAGATAACAACACATCTTTTATATTATtggatattattatttaaatttaggaaAACTTCCAGCTATAATTACCACAACATATGCTCCATTGTAGAAAGAGatggaattttaatttaaattgagaaaatgatAAGAGTTTTAGCACTCTGGGCATTATGTCATGAATGCAGGTCTTTATGATCGAACTAAATAAATCTCAAGCTACGTCTCATTACTCGATATGGTTTTCTGTCCCATGTGCtgtctaaaaataaataatggaaAAAACGTGACTGGAGGTGCTGTTCTCATAAATAGCAACCATACCCAGAAATATGCTCTTAGTATTTTATTGTATGTGTACAGTAACAATGCGGTATGAccgtttgaaaaaaaaatccatgCTTCTATCTACCTAACTGTCGCATATATATATGGTTTTCTGTCCCATGTGCTGTCTAAAAATAAATCATGGAAAAAACGTGATTGGAGGTGATGTTCTCATAAATATTAACCACACCCAGAAATATGCTCTTAGTTATTTTATTGTATGTATACAGTAACCATGCGGTATGACCGtatgaagaaaaaaatccaTACTTCTATCTACCTAACTGTCGCATTGCAGTTCCATGCAGACCATGAATCTTCTATCCATCTGTCTGATTTTACAGTTCTGTGAACATATGCATTATGAATCTATGATTATGTTTAGTTGCTGAATATATTTGTCCAACCCGCCCTCTGTTTCTATGATTTTAAATACAACATCGtgcaaaattttatgaatttagTTTCTGTGCTTCAAGTTGAAGTTTTCAGTTCAaagaaatcaaataatatattccATAATCATATTAAGATTAGAATGTACTTTTTTAATGATTTGATAATGATTTAGGTTTAGTTAATATTTTCTACCCCATTTACCCACATTTTCTTCAGCGTACATAAAGAGAAAATAAATGTAATCTAAACTAAAGAGACTAAGAGAGATTAATAGAGGTTCATCTCTGTAGGTATTTTGTCTTACATGTAAGTTATCATGATCAACCACATATGTGTTGTTGCATGCTATCTTCACTCTATTTCAAATGAAGGATAGGCTTGACAAAACATTTATGAAacaaaatcagttttaaaaaggGAAAAAGCATAACTCACTTCCGACAGGTAATTCTACTTTGTTATTAAGTggctatattatcatcgtgaggAATTCCTATATATGCTTCTCACAAGTTTATCAGGCAAGCTGCATTAAGGTGAATTCAACCTAATTTTTAGTCCTAAGGACTAACTTTATGGAAtacaaatgaaagaaaaaagttCCAGAATATAGGAAGATTACCCATCGCATTTATACATATTATCCCCATGAAGCCATTCTTTGGCGGTGAACTGATCCAAACATTCCTCCAAAGATCCAGCATCCCCATGTATTTCAACAGTTAAATCCATCATATTCTCAAACTGATTTGAAATGTTATTGCATTTTGTGCATATAACCTGAAAGCAggggaaaataataataaaatatatatatacatacgaATGATTTAATGAACTTCATAAAATTCTAGACAAAAAAGAAGTGAACTCCGATTTCTTTGCTTCTCAGCTAAAACAAATGAAATTTATCCAATTAATTGCAGCATGTTGACAATCATGTTACGTGATAGCTCACATGTCAAACATTCATGATCCTCATGATGAGAGCATCAGGGAAGCATAGAAGTTTCGACAGGATATTTGAGCCATGGAGTCCAACACGCAAACTAAAAATTAGGCAGACAGCAGTTCCAATTTAAGGATCTTTAATCATATGAGTAAATTGCAAGGTCACCTCTACCAACGAAGCAGACATGAAATTAAAGAATAAGGAAATAAATAGCAGTAAAAGTTTAAAATTCATTAAGTCAAGCTACCTGAGATTGAAGACGACCACCAAATATATGTTGAATAAGAGTCGTCTCCTGATAGCTAGGATGAATAGCCTTTTCACCACCAAATTCATCAAGGCAGACTGATTGCATTGTGTCGATGGCAAACctacatataaataaaattggtgTTCAAAAAGAAGCATTTGTTAACAATTAATCATCAATACAGAAAAACGAAACTGAGGTTCATTCTGCAGCCCagtaaaaacataaaatgatCAAGAAATGTCAAATATAACAGATAAGGAACCCAGAAATAAGGACCTCATGAATTCGTGAGCATCCTCCTGTTTCCCATATCCAAGATTGCCACCAATATTAGGCAATCTTGAGAGGATATTAATAGGAGAAAATGCATTAGGACTTCGGCTAGTCCTTTCTACATGAATTTGAAGTTCACAAGTGAAGCACCAATCAGCCCTTTGACCTGGTAAAAGTTATAGGacgaacattaaaaaaaaaaaggaatctTCAAATAACAATACAAATGAAATAAGTGCGAGATATTTAAAGAACATAATGAGATGTAAATGGTTTTAATCAATCAACTTACATTCTGCTCGGTGGCCTTTCTCCAGCAGGTAAGATACAAGGGGACGGGTGTAACCAAGACATTGGAGAACCACATTAGCAAAGCAGCTGCATAGGGGCAAAAGGAAACAAAAGGATTGATAGATGGGAAGTTGGCACAGAACTATAGCATAAAAGGAAACTTTCACTAAACTTACCTGTTTCCACAGTTTAGAAGTCCACAAGGAGGATAACCAGGACTGTTCCAATTGAAGAGTTCCACAAATTCCTCGTACGGAAAAAGTATCTGAGACCATAAATGAAGCACAGTTCCAACAAATAACAGTAAAAAATCCTGTAAACAGCCTGAAATATAGATAGATGTTTACCTTCTTTTGTTTCAGAAAATTGGAGCTTCCGCCTAAAGGAAGTACTGATGCTTTCCTTCCCCTCAATGCAGATGTAGATTGCATAAAATTAGCTTTAGGAAAAAATTGCAGGTCCTTGCATTTTGTCTTGTGCTCTGAATTCCAGTGAGATCTTTGGCAAGCTTCAGAGCTAAAATTTCACAGGTATAGAAAAATGAGATATGCAGCTGTAGCAGTGAAACGGTTGGAAGAACCAGTAAAAATTTGCATAACTGCTAAGAATATACACGTGATATCCATCAACTCCCTCAATTACCCTTAACAGCAAACAGTAGCAGTTATTTTCTTGTCAGTAAGACACGGTCCAGACTCCAGAAGAAAGAAATAGTGGTCGTTACATAATTCTTTATATTTAGAGAGACAGAGATTCCGGAAAAACAGTTGGTTAGCGTTCCCATTCTGTCTATTACCTCGTTAAATGGGATTTAAACGAGACTGAGTTCAAGAATAGGGCATTACACTAAATAAAGTACTACAtttcaaaacaaataaataaataagtagaAAACCTAATAATCCACTGCACTAACACATGCACATAATCCATTCCAATTCCAAGACAGTAGTGCATAACTTGCTGAACAAAATTAGACCCTCAAAACCCATTCTATAATGAccacaaattattaaataagaaaaatatgtaCCACTTCATAAAAATcaagaagtaaaaaatataataacccACTGCACAAATCCACGCACATAAATCCCATTCCAAAAcagtaataaataaaataccgAACAAAATTAAAACCTCAAAACCCATAATCAATACAATAGTGCCCCCAAAttgtaaaggaaaaatatataccGCGTAAATTCGAACACGTAACATACCAGTACTTGACCATCTTGCAACGGGCGCACTGCTTCTTCGTCAAATTACCGCAAACAGCGCATGATTCAGCACTACCAGCGCCGCCGCTGCCACTGGGGGCCGCCGCCATCTTTTTGGTAATCGACGAGTAATCGGAGGCCAAAGAATCGAAATTGGAGTCTAACATAAAATATCTTGACGCAGTGTTCCGAATCAAATATAGCAATCCAAATATCAACAAAAATCCTGTTACCACGAATTGCAGAAACCCGTTGAGATCCACCGCCACATGCATTTACAACTAGGAATTTCCTCCTATCAAACTAAATTCCAATTCAAGAATAAAGAAATTAATCATTAATTGAAGAAGTAGAACAATATTTGTGCGCTGATTTCGGTGAACCGCGACGGAGGAGGGATTTCTGGGTTAGCGAAAGATTATGAATTATATATGTTGATCACTTAAGATTTATGGATTATTAAGTATTAAACTGTTGCGTTGTGTAACATTGGGCCTCAAAATTTTAATGGGCTTATAAATTCTGGGCCAGTTCAAGATCCAAATGATTTGGATGACCCGCCCAAGTTCGCTTATACCACATTATACGGAGACGACTAATTCAAAGAATTTAAAATCACTTGGCTCGGTTTATTCGGGGACAAAAAAGtagatttcaaatcaattttttttaatatgttaaattttcTCAATTGGTTTAGATCTTATCATTTTCCGACACCACTCTTTCTcgaacattaaaaataaaataagcatTATTTAGTTgtaaggtaaaaacttgtgtgagacggatatcttatttgtgtcatccatgaaaaagtattactttttaagctaagaatattactttttattatgaatatcgatagagttgacccgtctcacagataaagattcgtgagatcgtttcacaagagacctactcttagtgtaaatgataatatattaattaatttcacaTAATTTGTTCCATTCAACATTTGACtcaatttttacaaaaaaaattagagcTATCAGTCATTATGTTATTCATATATTATAAGTCATTCATCATCTCGTCCTTCAAAATAATTATGTTAtccatatgattttttttttttaaaaaaaaaagaaattgctTCGAtcaatgttttttatttttgaaataacgAGCAATGTAATTTTGGTTTGTCCACCCAA
The Primulina huaijiensis isolate GDHJ02 unplaced genomic scaffold, ASM1229523v2 scaffold5453, whole genome shotgun sequence genome window above contains:
- the LOC140970309 gene encoding ubiquitin carboxyl-terminal hydrolase 18-like isoform X2 translates to MHVAVDLNGFLQFVVTGFLLIFGLLYLIRNTASRYFMLDSNFDSLASDYSSITKKMAAAPSGSGGAGSAESCAVCGNLTKKQCARCKMVKYCSEACQRSHWNSEHKTKCKDLQFFPKANFMQSTSALRGRKASVLPLGGSSNFLKQKKILFPYEEFVELFNWNSPGYPPCGLLNCGNSCFANVVLQCLGYTRPLVSYLLEKGHRAECQRADWCFTCELQIHVERTSRSPNAFSPINILSRLPNIGGNLGYGKQEDAHEFMRFAIDTMQSVCLDEFGGEKAIHPSYQETTLIQHIFGGRLQSQVICTKCNNISNQFENMMDLTVEIHGDAGSLEECLDQFTAKEWLHGDNMYKCDGCNDYVMAWKRLTISRAPNILTIALKRFQSGRFGKLNKRVTFPETLDLIPYMGELADGNDVYKLYAVIVHVDMLNASYFGHYICYIKDFRGNWYMVDDCKVANADLDEVLSQGAYMLLYSRICARPSCLLPDESLGKEEKEDMKLQELDLSLNQPAEISVAELLDIPVPVDSEQLSSNCARSEVSKNHEERAREDIKSLSSEECFHVAMDADLNKSREVSLTLDEVAFSAEHSIPPVSATTSLTNNCSPQPDVSKSRNLSPFTDVESEAWCSEKNTKEGIFRMSSGSPSAATNYILENVDTQGVSFKALANGEALVEENSSSSSALAENGKCGNVTIFPYDSSDAVKKSNGESSGAKLKPLFGRGFLDKHPRNKCTSLSFQNGRILNNEQMPTSAHVNGKVSAKSDAPKVLENGDCCEQAAYGEGIKSNISKEEIFQL
- the LOC140970309 gene encoding ubiquitin carboxyl-terminal hydrolase 18-like isoform X1; translated protein: MHVAVDLNGFLQFVVTGFLLIFGLLYLIRNTASRYFMLDSNFDSLASDYSSITKKMAAAPSGSGGAGSAESCAVCGNLTKKQCARCKMVKYCSEACQRSHWNSEHKTKCKDLQFFPKANFMQSTSALRGRKASVLPLGGSSNFLKQKKILFPYEEFVELFNWNSPGYPPCGLLNCGNSCFANVVLQCLGYTRPLVSYLLEKGHRAECQRADWCFTCELQIHVERTSRSPNAFSPINILSRLPNIGGNLGYGKQEDAHEFMRFAIDTMQSVCLDEFGGEKAIHPSYQETTLIQHIFGGRLQSQVICTKCNNISNQFENMMDLTVEIHGDAGSLEECLDQFTAKEWLHGDNMYKCDGCNDYVMAWKRLTISRAPNILTIALKRFQSGRFGKLNKRVTFPETLDLIPYMGELADGNDVYKLYAVIVHVDMLNASYFGHYICYIKDFRGNWYMVDDCKVANADLDEVLSQGAYMLLYSRICARPSCLLPDESLGKEEKEDMKLQELDLSLNQPAEISVAELLDIPVPVDSEQLSSNCARSEVSKNHEESPLVNDAERAREDIKSLSSEECFHVAMDADLNKSREVSLTLDEVAFSAEHSIPPVSATTSLTNNCSPQPDVSKSRNLSPFTDVESEAWCSEKNTKEGIFRMSSGSPSAATNYILENVDTQGVSFKALANGEALVEENSSSSSALAENGKCGNVTIFPYDSSDAVKKSNGESSGAKLKPLFGRGFLDKHPRNKCTSLSFQNGRILNNEQMPTSAHVNGKVSAKSDAPKVLENGDCCEQAAYGEGIKSNISKEEIFQL